One window of Halonatronomonas betaini genomic DNA carries:
- a CDS encoding ABC transporter permease: MTAFLVLFFGEMQRMQKYHILTASILVSFFWIGMLHLVEVPDITAFFMILVFFDIVSMAIVMIGVTIFFEKQEGVLKSIFVSPINRLEFISSKTIANLISNIITIAIVYLYARIVQDININLAGLFFAIILIGTFHSLVGFLIVYRSNDFTEMLIGMMKYFIVFMLPVAFEEFGLITAELYSNLLFLLPTKSSSILITATAGGLATGEVVLATIYLLAGSLVLAYFVNKGFRKFVIRESGV, from the coding sequence ATGACTGCCTTTTTAGTCTTATTTTTTGGAGAAATGCAGAGAATGCAGAAGTATCATATCCTGACAGCCAGTATCCTGGTCTCCTTTTTCTGGATCGGGATGCTCCATCTGGTCGAGGTCCCTGATATTACTGCTTTCTTTATGATCCTGGTCTTCTTTGATATTGTCTCGATGGCGATAGTGATGATCGGGGTTACCATCTTCTTTGAAAAGCAGGAAGGTGTGCTGAAATCTATCTTTGTCTCGCCGATTAACCGGCTGGAATTTATCAGTTCTAAAACTATTGCCAATCTGATCTCCAATATAATTACGATTGCTATTGTTTATCTCTACGCCAGAATTGTCCAGGATATCAATATCAATCTGGCAGGTCTCTTCTTTGCTATTATTCTGATTGGAACATTCCATTCATTGGTCGGTTTCCTGATAGTCTATCGATCAAATGACTTTACTGAGATGTTAATCGGGATGATGAAATATTTCATTGTATTTATGCTTCCAGTTGCCTTTGAGGAATTTGGGCTGATTACAGCTGAATTATATTCAAACCTCTTATTTCTGCTGCCGACCAAATCTTCGTCAATATTAATAACAGCAACGGCCGGGGGACTGGCTACTGGCGAAGTTGTTCTGGCCACTATTTATCTACTGGCTGGTTCACTGGTTCTGGCCTATTTTGTGAATAAAGGTTTCAGAAAGTTTGTTATAAGAGAGAGTGGTGTTTAA
- a CDS encoding ABC transporter ATP-binding protein, with protein sequence MFSISDLKYCYPKNQEDTIKGIDFEIKTGEIFGLLGPSGVGKSTTQKILTRQLDDFRGEIRYQGKSITDYSKDFYQDIGVGFEMPVHFSRLTAEENLDFFKKLYDVNADTDAMLERLGLYPDRNKKVGEFSKGMKVRLNFIRALLNKPRMLFLDEPTNGLDPKNARIIKDMIAEFKADGGTVLLTTHLMNDVEELCDQVAFMADGKIVEINTPKNLKLEYGSRQLKVEYSDNGEVQEASFKLDDLGENQEFQQIIKNTKILTMHSQEMTLDNIFIKITGRD encoded by the coding sequence ATGTTTTCAATAAGTGATCTAAAGTATTGTTATCCTAAAAATCAGGAGGACACGATTAAGGGGATCGATTTTGAGATTAAGACCGGTGAGATTTTTGGTCTACTGGGGCCCAGCGGGGTTGGCAAGAGTACAACTCAGAAAATTTTAACGAGGCAGCTTGATGATTTTCGAGGTGAGATAAGATATCAGGGAAAATCGATTACTGATTACAGCAAAGATTTTTATCAGGATATCGGGGTTGGCTTTGAGATGCCAGTCCATTTTTCCAGACTGACTGCCGAGGAAAATTTAGATTTCTTTAAAAAGCTATATGATGTCAATGCCGATACTGATGCCATGCTTGAGCGTTTGGGTCTCTATCCAGATAGGAATAAGAAGGTCGGTGAATTCTCCAAGGGAATGAAGGTCCGTTTGAATTTTATCCGGGCCCTGTTGAATAAGCCGAGGATGCTCTTTTTAGATGAGCCTACCAATGGCCTTGACCCGAAGAATGCCAGGATAATTAAGGATATGATTGCTGAATTTAAAGCAGACGGCGGAACTGTTCTGCTGACAACTCATCTGATGAATGATGTCGAGGAGTTATGCGACCAGGTGGCCTTTATGGCCGATGGCAAGATTGTTGAAATAAATACTCCTAAAAACCTGAAGCTGGAATATGGCAGCCGTCAGCTCAAGGTTGAATACAGCGATAATGGCGAGGTTCAGGAGGCCAGCTTTAAGCTGGACGATTTAGGTGAGAACCAGGAGTTTCAGCAGATAATTAAGAATACTAAAATCCTGACTATGCACAGTCAGGAAATGACCCTGGATAATATCTTTATTAAGATTACAGGGAGGGATTAG
- a CDS encoding TetR/AcrR family transcriptional regulator, which produces MPTDTFFNINEDKRERIIEAGIAEFSRNSFGDASISNIIEMAEIPRGSFYQYFDDLKDFYKYIISFIAERKIAFFNRSFSEMESLDTFEMIRELYRLGIKFAYENPRIAAIGNYFASESDDLKNEIYENFEDRSRQFFINIIDAGKANGDINQEVDSQTVARILYFINMSITDEFLDGVDLSNLEAADLDNYYDFIEKMLFILKHGIAE; this is translated from the coding sequence TTGCCGACTGATACTTTTTTTAATATAAATGAGGATAAAAGGGAACGGATAATCGAGGCTGGAATTGCTGAATTTTCGAGAAACTCCTTTGGCGATGCCAGTATTAGCAATATCATTGAAATGGCAGAAATCCCTAGGGGCAGTTTCTATCAGTATTTTGATGATCTTAAGGATTTTTATAAGTATATCATCAGTTTTATTGCCGAAAGAAAGATAGCCTTTTTTAATCGCTCCTTTAGCGAGATGGAATCCCTTGATACCTTTGAAATGATCAGGGAGTTATACCGGCTCGGGATCAAGTTTGCCTATGAAAATCCTAGAATTGCTGCCATTGGCAATTATTTTGCCAGTGAGAGTGATGATTTAAAGAATGAGATTTATGAGAATTTTGAGGATAGATCAAGGCAGTTTTTTATTAATATAATAGATGCTGGCAAGGCTAATGGCGATATTAATCAGGAGGTTGATAGTCAGACCGTTGCCCGAATTTTATATTTTATAAATATGAGTATTACAGATGAATTTTTGGATGGGGTGGATTTGAGTAATCTGGAAGCAGCAGACCTTGATAATTATTATGATTTCATTGAGAAGATGCTATTTATCTTAAAGCATGGGATTGCTGAATAA
- a CDS encoding DUF697 domain-containing protein gives MKKELKFFTIAIITFIALITVIFIINQLNAIYNLTAAINPVFGQSVLIALTAVSLGLVILPVIYIIKLPGQLKPPEEEDSEEYNRYLALLRKRLIKNPALAEISEELNSMANDREAVKTALSDLNRQANQVIEDISGYVFVSTAISQNGIFDAVIVLIAQIRMVWQVAHLYNQRPTLKSIIKLYINVAATVFIVREIEDLELLEDQLEPIIASVLGSSLGGFVPVVNTASVVMINSIVRGSANTFLTLRVGVIAKKYSKPLHQEEEKAKVRKAASGEACLMLGRVLSKSAKVVTKSVYNASKKATRKAGQAGKDKVLNIADESKNIAEKIICKIKN, from the coding sequence ATGAAAAAAGAATTAAAGTTCTTTACAATCGCTATCATAACATTTATTGCACTAATTACAGTCATTTTTATAATCAATCAACTCAATGCCATCTATAATTTAACAGCAGCCATTAACCCGGTTTTTGGCCAGTCCGTTTTAATAGCCCTGACAGCCGTTTCTCTCGGTTTAGTCATCCTGCCAGTCATTTATATCATAAAACTGCCAGGCCAGCTAAAACCGCCAGAAGAAGAGGATAGCGAGGAATATAATCGCTACCTGGCTCTGTTGAGAAAGCGGCTTATAAAAAATCCAGCCCTGGCTGAAATATCAGAAGAGCTAAATAGTATGGCAAATGATAGAGAGGCAGTCAAAACAGCTCTGTCAGACTTAAATCGCCAGGCCAATCAGGTAATCGAAGATATTTCTGGCTATGTTTTTGTCTCGACCGCTATCTCCCAGAATGGAATCTTTGATGCTGTTATCGTCCTGATAGCCCAGATCAGAATGGTCTGGCAGGTTGCCCATCTCTATAATCAGCGGCCAACCCTGAAATCGATTATTAAGCTCTATATTAATGTGGCAGCCACAGTCTTTATCGTCAGAGAGATAGAGGATCTTGAGCTTTTAGAAGACCAGCTGGAGCCGATAATTGCATCAGTCCTGGGCAGCTCCCTGGGCGGATTCGTTCCAGTGGTCAATACAGCCTCAGTCGTCATGATAAATTCCATTGTCAGAGGTTCAGCCAATACTTTTCTAACATTAAGGGTTGGCGTTATCGCCAAGAAATATTCAAAGCCTCTCCATCAGGAAGAGGAGAAGGCCAAAGTTAGAAAGGCGGCCAGCGGTGAGGCCTGCTTGATGTTAGGCAGAGTTTTAAGCAAATCAGCTAAAGTAGTTACCAAAAGCGTTTATAATGCCAGCAAGAAGGCCACCAGAAAAGCAGGTCAGGCCGGCAAAGATAAAGTCTTAAATATAGCCGATGAATCGAAAAATATCGCCGAGAAGATTATCTGCAAAATCAAAAACTAG
- a CDS encoding cryptochrome/photolyase family protein, protein MGKNLLILPNQLFAEVKEMEIDNLIIYEARKYFTDYKYNQKKLLLHRASMKNFQQKIETALPGTAVRYYEYEASFEEIFRNLDSLTLFDPINQEVRVEIKEIADSYGINLDILESPNFLTTRAENAEYFADNKFFQHKYYQMQRKRLGILIDEENKPVGGKWSFDSKNRKKFPKDVEIPGLPDFNNKFLAEAKEYVAENFADNPGNLEDFVYPVSREEARELFTDFLENKLENFGDYQDGFEKEIVFGFHSLISSSLNIGLLDPAEVIDEVLNYYHKNENSLPLSSVEGFIRQVIGWREYVRALYDLEYENLVESDYFGHSRDFNDSFYYGETGIEPVDDSIRKAVNYGYCHHIERLMVLGNFFLLNELNKDQVFTWFMEVFIDAYEWVMAANIYGMSQYSYPEMMTKPYISSSNYILKMSHYQEGDWAEVWDGLYWRFLDKNRDKFSDNPRMGLMLSILDRMNQAKLNKHLEIADNYLSNSID, encoded by the coding sequence ATGGGCAAAAATTTATTAATTTTACCGAATCAGCTATTTGCTGAAGTTAAAGAGATGGAGATAGATAATCTGATTATTTATGAAGCTAGGAAGTATTTTACTGATTATAAATATAATCAGAAGAAACTCCTGCTCCACAGGGCTTCAATGAAGAATTTTCAGCAGAAAATTGAAACAGCACTACCTGGGACAGCTGTGAGATATTATGAATATGAGGCAAGTTTTGAAGAGATCTTCAGGAATTTAGATTCTTTGACTTTATTTGACCCGATTAATCAAGAGGTTAGAGTTGAGATAAAGGAGATTGCTGATAGCTATGGGATTAACTTAGATATTTTAGAGAGTCCAAATTTCTTGACTACCAGGGCTGAAAATGCTGAATACTTTGCTGATAATAAGTTTTTCCAGCATAAATATTACCAGATGCAGAGAAAGCGGCTGGGTATCTTAATCGATGAAGAAAACAAACCAGTTGGTGGTAAATGGAGTTTTGATTCTAAAAACAGAAAAAAGTTTCCTAAGGATGTTGAAATTCCAGGCCTGCCTGATTTTAATAATAAGTTTTTAGCTGAAGCTAAAGAATATGTTGCCGAGAATTTTGCTGATAACCCTGGGAATTTAGAGGATTTTGTCTATCCTGTAAGCCGGGAGGAGGCCAGAGAGCTTTTTACTGATTTTCTGGAGAATAAGCTTGAAAACTTTGGCGACTACCAGGATGGTTTTGAGAAGGAGATTGTATTTGGCTTCCATTCACTGATCTCTTCCAGTCTAAATATTGGCCTGCTGGATCCAGCAGAAGTAATTGATGAAGTTCTGAATTATTACCACAAAAACGAGAACAGTCTGCCTCTCTCCTCTGTGGAAGGCTTTATCCGTCAGGTTATCGGCTGGCGGGAATATGTCAGGGCCCTTTATGACCTGGAATATGAGAATCTGGTTGAAAGTGATTACTTTGGCCATTCCAGAGATTTTAATGACTCTTTCTATTACGGGGAGACAGGAATTGAGCCAGTCGATGATTCAATCAGAAAGGCTGTTAATTATGGCTACTGCCACCATATTGAGCGGCTCATGGTCCTGGGAAATTTCTTTCTACTCAATGAATTAAATAAGGATCAGGTCTTTACCTGGTTTATGGAGGTTTTTATTGATGCCTACGAGTGGGTTATGGCTGCCAATATCTATGGAATGAGCCAGTACTCCTATCCTGAAATGATGACCAAGCCCTATATCTCCTCCAGCAATTACATTTTAAAGATGAGCCATTACCAGGAGGGCGACTGGGCCGAGGTCTGGGATGGCCTCTACTGGCGTTTTCTTGATAAAAACAGGGATAAATTTAGTGATAATCCCAGGATGGGCCTGATGCTCTCAATTTTAGACAGGATGAACCAGGCTAAACTGAATAAACATCTGGAGATTGCTGATAATTACCTGTCAAACTCTATTGACTGA
- a CDS encoding AbrB/MazE/SpoVT family DNA-binding domain-containing protein produces the protein MKSTGIVRKVDDLGRAVIPKELRDTMGIDVKDPMEFYVDGDKIIIKKYESGCHFCGNVSNNTYYKEKLVCESCISDLKDLKE, from the coding sequence ATGAAATCCACTGGTATTGTGAGAAAAGTTGATGATCTTGGAAGAGCGGTAATTCCTAAAGAGCTGAGAGATACTATGGGCATAGACGTTAAGGATCCTATGGAATTTTATGTAGATGGCGATAAAATTATTATTAAAAAATATGAGTCAGGCTGTCATTTCTGTGGTAATGTTAGCAATAATACTTACTACAAGGAAAAGTTAGTCTGCGAATCCTGTATTAGCGATTTAAAAGATCTAAAGGAGTAG
- a CDS encoding ABC transporter permease — protein MLKGDFKNISRDFMLLFILVSPAIIAIAFSLIIPFADMILAAELGFQLSEHYIFIMAFIIMLVPMMYGMMIGFIILEERDENILSYLFVTPLSKAEYILYRTGLAMVMSTAFNIFILYFLDIVEVRLLQSLPVLLLSTLNAILLVLIILVFAENKVEGFAVTKGSGILFVAPLIGYLFETNFRYLAGILPPYWISESFISIYTGQGNYIFYLLAGLLVYGSWIYLLTRKFSRMIS, from the coding sequence ATGTTAAAAGGAGACTTTAAAAATATTAGTAGAGATTTTATGCTGCTATTTATCCTGGTATCACCGGCAATTATAGCTATTGCATTTAGCTTGATTATCCCCTTTGCTGACATGATTTTAGCTGCTGAACTCGGATTCCAGCTTTCAGAGCATTATATTTTCATAATGGCCTTTATAATTATGCTGGTTCCTATGATGTACGGAATGATGATTGGTTTTATTATTTTAGAGGAGCGGGACGAAAATATTTTGAGCTATCTTTTCGTTACTCCTCTTTCTAAAGCTGAATATATCCTATACCGGACAGGACTTGCCATGGTGATGAGTACAGCCTTTAATATATTTATCCTCTACTTTTTAGATATAGTTGAGGTCAGATTGCTCCAGTCTCTGCCAGTTCTCCTGCTTTCAACTTTAAATGCTATTTTACTGGTGCTAATTATTTTAGTCTTTGCAGAAAATAAAGTTGAAGGTTTTGCTGTCACCAAGGGCTCTGGAATACTTTTTGTTGCACCTTTGATTGGATATCTCTTTGAGACTAACTTTAGATATCTGGCCGGAATTCTTCCACCATACTGGATTAGCGAGAGTTTTATCAGTATCTATACCGGCCAGGGTAATTATATTTTCTACCTGCTGGCCGGCCTGCTAGTTTATGGCAGCTGGATCTATCTGCTGACCAGAAAATTCAGTCGCATGATCAGCTAA
- a CDS encoding ABC transporter permease, translating to MRILTAFKQDLKFQFRHKFYHAYLIVSIIYIALLLSLPGDLRPFIAGIIIFSDPAMVGFFFISAIILLEKGDRILESLFITPLKLEEYIIAKLTSLGVLSLVTSLIIVLITIETRVNYLLLIIGVILTAATFTLFGLAITAWIKTVNQFLIVSTLFSMIAVLPVIGYLGLTDSWIFYLWPSQPALLMIGGALNGGISSYHLIYSLIAFGIWLYLGLNWSRSWFYKYIILKIGDK from the coding sequence ATGAGAATCCTGACAGCCTTTAAGCAGGACCTCAAATTCCAGTTCAGGCATAAGTTTTATCATGCCTACCTGATTGTCAGTATTATCTATATTGCTCTATTATTGAGCCTGCCAGGAGATTTAAGGCCCTTTATTGCCGGCATTATCATCTTCTCTGACCCGGCCATGGTCGGATTTTTCTTTATCAGCGCAATTATCCTGCTGGAAAAGGGAGATCGAATTTTAGAAAGCCTCTTTATCACCCCTTTAAAGCTGGAGGAATATATTATAGCCAAGCTGACCTCCCTGGGAGTTCTCTCCCTTGTGACCAGTCTGATAATTGTTCTGATAACAATTGAAACCAGGGTCAACTATTTATTATTGATAATTGGAGTAATTCTAACAGCAGCTACCTTTACCCTCTTTGGTCTGGCGATTACTGCCTGGATTAAAACTGTCAATCAATTTCTGATAGTCTCGACTCTCTTTAGCATGATAGCTGTGCTACCTGTAATTGGCTATCTGGGCCTGACAGATAGCTGGATCTTTTATCTCTGGCCAAGTCAGCCTGCTCTATTAATGATCGGTGGAGCCCTAAATGGTGGCATCAGCAGTTATCATCTTATCTATAGCCTGATAGCCTTTGGAATCTGGTTATATTTAGGCTTAAACTGGTCACGGAGCTGGTTCTATAAATATATTATCTTAAAGATAGGTGATAAGTAA